One genomic window of Caballeronia sp. SBC1 includes the following:
- a CDS encoding aspartate aminotransferase family protein translates to MSAQTDRDFWSNAQRHLIRYGGTFSPVIIERASGSHVYDSTGRAILDFTSGQMSAILGHSHPEIAEVIAESARNLTHLFSGMLSRPVVDLATRLAGIAPAGLECSLLLSTGGEANEAAIKMAKLVTGRYEIVSFAQSWHGMTGGAASATYSAGRKGYGPAAVGSFAIPAPYPYRPRFERNGAYDWAAELDYAFDLIDRQSSGSLAAFIAEPILSSGGLIELPQGYMRALKAKCVEREMLLIVDEAQTGMGRTGTLFACEHDGVVPDILTLSKTLGAGLPLAAVLTTQEIENQAHERGFLFYTTHVSDPMPAAVGLKVVDIIERDGLVERAGVLGSRLRDGLETLQRRFECIGDVRGRGLMLGIEIVGDRSTKAAAPALSASITRRCLELGLHMNIVQLPGLGDVFRLAPPLTIAEAEVDRGLSIIEQAIEESVSM, encoded by the coding sequence ATGTCAGCACAAACCGATCGGGACTTTTGGTCAAACGCTCAGCGGCACCTGATCCGCTACGGCGGTACATTCTCGCCCGTCATAATCGAGCGTGCCAGCGGCAGCCATGTCTATGATTCCACGGGCCGCGCGATACTCGACTTCACCTCTGGACAGATGAGCGCCATCCTTGGCCACTCTCATCCGGAAATCGCCGAAGTTATCGCCGAGAGCGCGCGTAATCTCACTCACCTTTTCAGCGGGATGCTCTCGCGCCCGGTAGTGGACCTGGCAACCCGTCTCGCCGGTATCGCGCCTGCAGGACTCGAGTGTTCCTTGCTGCTCAGCACCGGTGGAGAAGCCAACGAAGCGGCAATCAAGATGGCAAAGCTCGTCACCGGCCGGTATGAGATCGTGAGCTTCGCTCAATCGTGGCACGGCATGACCGGCGGTGCAGCTTCAGCTACTTATAGCGCCGGCCGCAAGGGTTACGGTCCGGCCGCCGTGGGGTCCTTTGCCATTCCGGCACCGTACCCGTACCGGCCACGATTTGAACGCAACGGTGCCTATGATTGGGCGGCTGAACTCGACTATGCATTCGACCTGATCGACAGGCAGTCAAGCGGCAGCCTTGCGGCGTTCATCGCTGAGCCAATCCTGAGTTCCGGTGGCCTGATTGAACTACCGCAAGGCTATATGCGCGCGCTAAAAGCAAAGTGCGTCGAGCGCGAAATGCTGTTGATCGTGGACGAAGCTCAAACCGGCATGGGCAGAACCGGAACCCTATTCGCGTGCGAGCACGACGGCGTGGTGCCCGACATCCTGACGTTGTCCAAAACACTTGGGGCGGGCCTTCCACTGGCTGCCGTGCTGACGACACAGGAAATCGAGAATCAGGCACACGAACGAGGGTTCCTCTTTTATACGACGCACGTGTCGGACCCAATGCCGGCAGCGGTCGGGCTTAAAGTCGTCGATATCATCGAGCGGGATGGCCTGGTTGAGCGCGCTGGTGTGCTGGGTTCTCGTTTGCGCGATGGTCTTGAGACGCTTCAACGCCGCTTCGAATGCATCGGCGATGTGCGTGGACGTGGGTTGATGCTTGGGATCGAAATCGTTGGCGACAGATCAACGAAAGCTGCGGCTCCGGCGCTTTCCGCTTCAATCACACGTCGTTGCCTGGAACTCGGCTTGCACATGAATATTGTTCAGTTGCCGGGACTCGGAGACGTCTTTCGGCTCGCTCCGCCGCTTACCATTGCCGAAGCTGAAGTCGATAGGGGGCTATCGATCATCGAGCAAGCTATTGAGGAAAGCGTGAGCATGTGA
- a CDS encoding LysR family transcriptional regulator encodes MLQLDFDLLRTFVAIADAGSLTRAAAEVGRTQSAISMQLKRIEEIVDGAVLVRTARGVELTSRGDRLLSHARSLVRAHDEALVDVTGRGLTGSIRLGCPEDYCTEFLPVVLRAIAAQHPRVALEVVCAPTPLLEKMLDARRLDVALVSLAPEGNSERVIRWEDLVWIASRDFYPPSDGPLQIALSVPETLDHQAARRALECANVSYRVAYESVSKDGLLAIVRAGIAVAVLTRGAVPADLRIMPVGEMLPPLPHVGIAVVSYSGTVDSLLVESVKELMTRTLKTISPPSS; translated from the coding sequence ATGTTGCAGCTGGATTTCGATTTGCTCAGGACGTTCGTCGCAATAGCGGATGCCGGATCGCTCACGCGCGCGGCAGCGGAAGTTGGCCGCACGCAATCCGCGATCAGCATGCAGCTCAAGAGGATTGAAGAGATCGTCGATGGCGCGGTGCTCGTGCGTACCGCACGCGGCGTGGAGCTGACGTCGCGCGGAGATCGACTTTTGTCGCACGCCCGAAGTCTCGTCCGGGCGCACGACGAGGCATTGGTCGACGTGACCGGTCGTGGACTCACTGGCTCGATTCGGCTCGGATGTCCGGAGGACTATTGCACTGAGTTCCTTCCGGTCGTGCTACGCGCGATAGCGGCGCAGCATCCGCGGGTCGCACTGGAGGTCGTATGTGCGCCTACGCCCTTGCTTGAAAAAATGCTCGATGCACGTCGCTTGGATGTGGCATTGGTATCGCTCGCGCCGGAGGGGAATTCGGAGCGGGTGATTCGCTGGGAGGACCTGGTGTGGATCGCGTCGCGGGACTTCTACCCACCAAGCGATGGTCCCCTTCAAATAGCCTTGTCGGTGCCTGAAACGCTCGACCATCAGGCGGCGCGGCGTGCGCTTGAATGCGCCAATGTCAGCTACCGCGTGGCTTATGAAAGCGTCAGCAAGGATGGGCTGCTGGCAATCGTGCGGGCGGGCATAGCAGTCGCCGTGCTGACGCGAGGAGCGGTTCCAGCGGACTTGCGGATCATGCCCGTTGGAGAGATGCTCCCGCCGCTTCCGCATGTTGGCATTGCCGTTGTTTCGTACTCGGGTACGGTTGATTCGCTTCTTGTGGAGAGTGTGAAGGAGCTCATGACCCGCACCTTGAAAACGATATCGCCGCCTTCGTCCTGA
- a CDS encoding SDR family oxidoreductase: protein MKLTGNTIFITGGGSGIGRGLAEALHKLGNKVIIAGRRRSHLDAVIAVNHGMEAVELDISDPASIERVAAKLIADHPDLNVLINNAGVMQPDAVGGKIDDALMVSHVTTNLMGPMRMTSALIDHLKTRSDAVVAYTSSVLGFVPMAVTAVYSSTKAALHSYALSQRFMLQDTTVRVLEIAPPWVRTELMNSEEAEMAMPLDQFIDETIKVLGTDANEILVEAARPMRANVGPGEHDFVNSFNTQAKAIFGS from the coding sequence ATGAAACTCACAGGTAATACCATCTTCATTACCGGCGGCGGCTCGGGTATTGGCCGAGGCCTCGCCGAGGCGCTGCACAAGCTTGGCAACAAGGTCATCATTGCGGGCCGGCGGCGCAGTCATCTCGACGCGGTCATCGCGGTCAACCATGGCATGGAGGCGGTCGAACTCGACATCTCCGATCCCGCGAGTATTGAACGGGTGGCAGCGAAGCTAATTGCCGATCACCCTGACCTCAACGTGCTGATCAATAACGCGGGCGTCATGCAACCGGATGCAGTCGGCGGAAAGATCGACGACGCGCTGATGGTCTCCCACGTGACGACCAACCTGATGGGCCCGATGCGAATGACATCCGCGCTGATCGACCATCTCAAGACCAGAAGCGACGCCGTCGTGGCCTACACCAGTTCCGTCCTGGGCTTCGTGCCAATGGCGGTGACGGCGGTCTACTCATCCACCAAGGCGGCGCTGCATTCCTACGCGCTGTCACAACGCTTCATGCTGCAGGACACGACGGTTCGCGTGCTGGAGATCGCGCCACCCTGGGTTCGTACCGAACTGATGAACAGTGAGGAGGCCGAAATGGCGATGCCGCTCGATCAGTTTATCGATGAAACGATCAAGGTCCTCGGCACGGATGCGAACGAGATTCTGGTCGAAGCGGCTAGACCAATGCGAGCGAACGTGGGGCCGGGCGAGCACGACTTCGTCAATAGTTTCAATACACAGGCGAAGGCAATATTTGGAAGTTGA
- a CDS encoding LysR substrate-binding domain-containing protein, protein MDSLSGISMFVQVAETRSFTEAGRLLGVSSSAVGKGIARIEDRLGVRLFHRSTRSITLTSEGALFLERCRRILGEVEAAEAELSGAVGSPRGRLRISTPQLSGLIMPVLDGFMTQYPEIEIDVDFSDRMVDIIEEGFDAVIRTGEQLDSRLISRRLGSCAQVLVASTGYLKQHGAPAHPSELVRHACLLHKFPVTGKLERWPFKLAESEAEPELPQTFVSNTVEVLAYLALQDKGLTLLPTFLVRDALASGALQIVLDDFMDQTVTFWILWPASRYASPKLRVFIDYVSANLQI, encoded by the coding sequence ATGGATAGCCTCAGTGGTATCTCGATGTTTGTGCAGGTGGCGGAGACCCGCAGTTTCACCGAGGCGGGACGGTTGCTCGGCGTATCGTCGTCGGCGGTCGGCAAAGGCATTGCGCGCATTGAGGATCGTCTCGGCGTGCGGCTCTTTCACCGCAGCACACGCAGTATCACGTTGACGTCCGAAGGCGCCTTGTTCCTCGAACGGTGCCGGCGCATCCTGGGTGAAGTCGAAGCGGCGGAAGCTGAATTGTCCGGTGCAGTGGGTAGTCCTCGCGGAAGGTTGCGTATCAGCACGCCGCAACTGTCGGGGCTCATCATGCCGGTGCTCGACGGCTTCATGACGCAATACCCGGAAATCGAAATCGATGTCGACTTTTCCGATCGCATGGTGGACATCATCGAAGAGGGCTTCGATGCAGTCATTCGCACGGGCGAGCAGCTCGACTCAAGATTGATATCGCGGCGCCTGGGTTCCTGCGCGCAGGTGCTGGTCGCCTCGACCGGGTATCTCAAGCAACATGGCGCTCCTGCGCATCCTTCCGAACTCGTCAGGCACGCCTGTTTGCTGCATAAGTTTCCCGTCACCGGCAAGCTGGAACGCTGGCCGTTTAAGCTCGCTGAATCGGAAGCGGAGCCGGAGTTGCCACAAACCTTCGTCAGCAACACCGTTGAAGTCCTGGCCTATCTTGCGCTTCAGGATAAAGGCTTGACCCTCCTTCCAACCTTCCTCGTGCGAGATGCCTTGGCGAGCGGTGCGTTGCAAATCGTGCTGGATGATTTCATGGACCAGACCGTCACCTTCTGGATCTTGTGGCCGGCAAGCCGTTACGCCTCGCCCAAGCTGCGTGTCTTTATCGACTATGTCAGCGCGAATCTGCAAATCTAG
- a CDS encoding alkene reductase: MSKLHSSVKVGPYEFSHRVVLAPLTRMRAEESARPGPLMAEYYAQRTSKGGLLIGEATIAAPNGNGYLGAPGLYDDSQIAGWKLVTEAVHAKGGRIFLQLYHAGRQSNSQLQPGGAEPVAPSAVPHGGVAYTEAGWVPNTPSRALTIPEIADLVESFRAAAIRGKQAGFDGVELHAANGYLFDQFLQDGSNKRTDLYGGSFENRARFLIEATQAVISVWGSDRVAVRLGPSGTWGDMSDSNPEGLFSYVAEELAKLNLAYLHLIEPRVLGNVDDDSKDQNPVAAQLIRKHYKGIIIAAGGFKGNTAEAILQAGDADLVAFGRDFIANPDLPERLRLQLPLNPYDRPTFFGGTDVGYTDYPFYREDLVAA; encoded by the coding sequence ATGTCCAAACTTCATTCCAGCGTCAAAGTCGGTCCCTATGAATTTTCCCACCGTGTGGTGCTGGCGCCGCTCACCCGCATGCGCGCCGAAGAAAGCGCCAGGCCCGGTCCGTTGATGGCCGAGTACTACGCGCAACGCACTTCAAAAGGTGGCTTACTGATTGGGGAAGCTACCATTGCGGCACCCAACGGCAATGGCTACCTGGGTGCGCCCGGCCTGTACGACGACAGTCAGATTGCCGGCTGGAAACTCGTGACGGAAGCAGTGCACGCCAAAGGCGGCCGCATCTTCCTGCAGCTCTATCACGCGGGGCGCCAGTCCAACAGCCAATTGCAGCCGGGTGGCGCCGAGCCGGTGGCACCGTCTGCCGTGCCCCATGGCGGCGTGGCCTACACCGAAGCGGGCTGGGTCCCGAACACACCGAGCCGCGCGCTGACCATCCCCGAGATTGCCGATCTGGTCGAGAGTTTCCGCGCTGCCGCCATTCGCGGCAAGCAAGCCGGCTTCGACGGCGTAGAACTGCACGCCGCTAACGGTTACCTGTTCGACCAGTTCCTGCAGGACGGCAGCAACAAGCGCACCGATCTCTACGGCGGCTCATTCGAAAACCGTGCCCGTTTCCTGATCGAAGCGACTCAAGCCGTGATCTCGGTGTGGGGCAGCGACCGCGTAGCAGTGCGCCTTGGCCCGAGCGGCACCTGGGGCGATATGTCCGACAGTAATCCGGAAGGTCTCTTCAGCTACGTAGCGGAGGAACTGGCCAAACTGAACCTTGCCTATCTGCACCTGATCGAGCCGCGTGTGCTCGGCAATGTGGATGACGACAGCAAGGATCAGAACCCGGTTGCCGCGCAACTGATTCGCAAGCACTACAAGGGCATCATCATTGCCGCCGGCGGCTTCAAGGGCAACACGGCCGAAGCCATCTTGCAGGCGGGCGATGCCGATCTGGTCGCATTTGGTCGCGACTTTATCGCTAATCCCGATCTGCCCGAGCGCCTGCGCCTTCAGCTACCGTTGAATCCGTATGATCGCCCCACCTTCTTTGGCGGCACGGATGTCGGCTATACGGACTATCCGTTCTATCGCGAGGACCTGGTAGCAGCGTAA
- a CDS encoding DUF2867 domain-containing protein, which produces MQNPTASVTSIALPPSSRVTRMYAHPNLADAYTIRLPDNATTDPELLARFMFSHQAAWVGKLLRVRDALVAGFGLKTAKHLEESGRSEPDKHVSVFRIYERTIDEIVLGEDDKHLDFRVSVFQETKAEAAGGGRYLTVSTVVRCHNLLGRTYILLITPFHEMVVRSSMRRAARIGWPTAS; this is translated from the coding sequence ATGCAAAATCCAACTGCGTCCGTGACCTCCATTGCGTTGCCGCCCAGCTCACGCGTGACGCGCATGTACGCGCACCCGAACCTTGCGGACGCCTACACCATCCGCTTGCCGGACAACGCAACCACCGATCCCGAACTACTCGCCCGATTCATGTTTTCGCATCAGGCGGCATGGGTTGGAAAGCTCTTGCGAGTACGAGACGCGCTCGTTGCCGGGTTTGGCCTCAAGACAGCGAAACACCTGGAGGAATCGGGCCGTTCCGAGCCTGACAAGCACGTCTCCGTTTTCAGGATCTACGAGCGCACCATCGACGAGATTGTCCTGGGCGAAGACGACAAACATCTCGACTTCAGGGTGTCGGTGTTTCAGGAGACCAAAGCAGAGGCCGCGGGCGGCGGGCGTTACCTGACGGTATCGACTGTCGTGCGATGCCACAATCTGTTGGGACGTACCTACATCCTGCTGATCACGCCGTTCCATGAAATGGTGGTTCGATCAAGCATGCGCCGCGCCGCGCGTATTGGCTGGCCCACTGCCTCCTGA
- a CDS encoding patatin-like phospholipase family protein, with translation MRVLASKKILSITTGDRSRTAGPRLLYVTALLAIGMAAWVRPAHAAAPACLADSGPANRPAIGLVLSGGGARGYAHLGVLKVLEENRIPVDCIAATSMGSVVGGLYASGMTAQDMQNRLAQINLADVAFDVTARADLPQSQREDERLYVNSLSFGFGTHGFRLPTGLVQGNRLQALLQDWTSAIPGNVSFNGLPIPFRAIATDLQTGQMVVLDHGSLPQAIRASMALPGLFSPAEVDGRTLVDGGLVSNLPIETARSMGANVVIAVDIGSPLRPLDALASPTDVMQQMIGILIHQNVARQRQQLGAGDVLIEPALGSLSFTDFANAPQAIAAGEAAAIAALPKLRHLALSPEQYAAYRASHATPGTKPVRITRIEIESRGAVPQGRIRDALHVKPGDVYDPKTLNKDLLALTTAGDFESITQQLIEDGDEHTLMIDARDKYWGPNFLLFGLGLSSSSTDAGGFRMHVGYRRPWLTSSGLEGRIDATVGSDLTNIHAELRQPLSNAAGYYIAPYLEFQRRYANIYNDDGDTKVTQYSLQTERAGLDFGLPLATLGDFRVGVAYAHAFGSPQYNFPADIFDPSAPPSEQLFSDISGRQISARARLVIDQLDDPLFARKGYFTELRMEHSLFAGSDSFTEVYGKGLIAASFGRHSFNASIEAGDDLGSTTNLTNPLGFTLGGFQHLSAYAADQLAGNSMVYGQVTYMNQLAAFNALPIRGLYAGMSLEAGNVWVHDSQFGSGPLKRSVTLFTAATSSFGPIYLGVAFAPGGRRNFYFQLGHTY, from the coding sequence ATGCGGGTCTTGGCGAGCAAAAAAATCCTGAGCATAACGACCGGCGATCGATCCCGCACTGCAGGCCCGCGCCTGCTCTATGTCACCGCGTTGCTGGCGATTGGCATGGCAGCATGGGTGCGCCCCGCCCACGCCGCCGCACCGGCGTGTCTGGCCGACTCCGGTCCAGCTAATCGTCCTGCTATCGGTCTCGTACTGTCAGGCGGCGGCGCACGCGGTTATGCGCACCTTGGCGTGTTGAAAGTGCTCGAGGAGAACCGCATTCCGGTGGACTGCATCGCGGCAACCAGCATGGGCTCCGTGGTCGGTGGACTGTATGCCAGCGGCATGACCGCGCAGGACATGCAGAACCGCCTCGCGCAGATCAATCTCGCCGATGTCGCCTTCGACGTCACCGCCCGCGCCGACCTGCCGCAATCGCAACGCGAAGACGAGCGGCTGTATGTGAACAGCCTGTCCTTCGGTTTCGGTACGCACGGCTTCCGGCTGCCGACCGGCCTCGTGCAAGGTAACCGCCTGCAGGCGCTGCTGCAGGACTGGACCTCGGCCATCCCCGGGAACGTATCCTTCAACGGGCTGCCGATTCCGTTTCGCGCGATTGCCACCGACCTGCAAACCGGGCAGATGGTCGTGCTCGATCACGGCTCGCTGCCGCAGGCCATTCGTGCCAGCATGGCGCTGCCCGGCTTGTTCTCGCCGGCCGAAGTGGACGGCCGCACGCTGGTCGATGGCGGCCTCGTGAGCAACCTGCCGATCGAAACCGCCCGCTCGATGGGCGCGAACGTAGTGATCGCGGTCGATATCGGCTCGCCGCTGCGGCCGCTCGATGCACTGGCTTCGCCTACGGACGTGATGCAGCAGATGATCGGCATCCTGATCCACCAGAACGTCGCGCGGCAACGCCAGCAACTGGGTGCGGGCGACGTCCTGATCGAACCGGCGCTCGGCTCGCTGAGCTTCACGGATTTCGCCAATGCGCCTCAGGCGATTGCCGCGGGCGAGGCAGCCGCGATTGCGGCGCTGCCGAAGCTTCGGCATCTCGCGCTGTCGCCCGAGCAGTACGCGGCATATCGCGCCTCGCACGCAACTCCCGGAACAAAGCCGGTACGCATTACGCGGATCGAAATAGAGTCGCGGGGCGCGGTGCCGCAGGGTCGCATCCGCGACGCGTTGCACGTCAAACCCGGCGACGTCTACGATCCCAAGACGCTCAACAAGGATCTGCTGGCGCTCACCACCGCCGGAGATTTCGAAAGCATCACGCAGCAACTCATTGAAGACGGCGACGAACATACGCTCATGATCGACGCTCGCGACAAATACTGGGGGCCGAACTTCCTGCTGTTCGGGCTTGGCTTGTCGAGCAGTTCTACCGACGCGGGCGGCTTCCGAATGCATGTGGGTTATCGGCGGCCATGGCTGACATCGTCGGGGCTGGAGGGTCGTATCGATGCAACGGTCGGCAGCGACCTGACGAACATTCACGCCGAGTTGCGACAACCCTTGTCGAATGCGGCCGGATACTACATCGCGCCTTATCTGGAATTCCAGCGTCGCTACGCGAACATCTACAACGACGATGGCGACACCAAGGTGACCCAATACTCACTGCAAACCGAACGCGCGGGCCTTGACTTCGGCCTGCCGCTGGCCACCCTGGGCGACTTCCGTGTCGGTGTCGCCTATGCGCATGCATTCGGTTCGCCGCAATACAACTTTCCAGCCGATATCTTCGACCCCAGTGCCCCACCCTCGGAGCAATTGTTCTCGGACATCTCTGGGAGGCAAATCAGTGCACGAGCACGCCTTGTGATCGATCAGCTCGATGATCCGCTGTTTGCGCGCAAGGGGTATTTCACGGAACTGCGCATGGAGCACTCTCTGTTCGCGGGCAGTGATAGCTTCACGGAGGTGTATGGCAAGGGACTTATTGCGGCGAGCTTCGGGCGTCACAGCTTCAACGCGAGCATCGAGGCTGGCGACGATCTGGGCAGCACGACCAACCTGACCAATCCGCTCGGCTTCACGCTCGGCGGTTTCCAGCATCTGTCGGCTTATGCCGCTGATCAGTTGGCCGGCAATTCGATGGTCTACGGCCAGGTCACCTACATGAACCAGCTCGCCGCGTTCAACGCATTGCCCATCCGCGGCTTGTATGCGGGGATGAGCCTGGAAGCCGGCAACGTCTGGGTGCACGACTCGCAATTCGGCAGTGGCCCGCTCAAGCGCAGCGTCACGCTCTTTACAGCCGCCACGAGTTCGTTTGGCCCGATCTATCTGGGCGTCGCATTTGCGCCGGGCGGCAGGAGAAACTTCTACTTCCAGCTTGGACACACCTATTGA
- a CDS encoding ATP-binding protein, with protein sequence MNSAAQKLTTFRYCKWRWLHFRRSWTDTRADRIPSWSRLFLRAYFRLLGLALLVAVILLLVLAYVLTPGVVWHAFDVLPGDGASMILIVFALPAVVAYRWMRPVWHDLVIIRERAIDFTGGRFNTRAQVSHSVILGPLARTLNALAERMERLIAAQRELTNGISHELRTPLARVRFALEILRQPSSTAEYEHALASIAQDVTELDELIDMSLTYARLEYSSLQSSLEPTSLVAWFNSQLTDATLMYADKQIVPAIEIDETVQVVMDKRLMSYAMRNLLRNASKYARSRIVVGLSVRHGNVEIFVEDDGTGVPESEREHIFNAFVRLDRHTAGYGIGLAITRQVLHAHNGRIGATDPVTLAGARFELSWPVGVV encoded by the coding sequence ATGAACTCTGCCGCACAAAAACTCACCACCTTCCGATACTGCAAATGGCGCTGGCTGCACTTTCGCCGGTCGTGGACCGACACGCGCGCCGACCGCATTCCAAGCTGGTCGAGACTTTTTCTGCGCGCCTATTTTCGTCTGTTGGGGCTGGCGTTGCTCGTCGCCGTGATCCTGCTGCTGGTGTTGGCGTATGTGCTGACGCCGGGCGTGGTGTGGCATGCATTCGACGTGTTGCCGGGCGACGGGGCGTCGATGATCCTGATCGTATTCGCGTTGCCAGCGGTGGTGGCGTATCGCTGGATGCGGCCGGTCTGGCATGACCTCGTGATCATCCGCGAGCGCGCGATCGACTTCACGGGTGGACGTTTCAACACGCGGGCGCAGGTGTCGCATAGCGTGATCCTCGGCCCGTTGGCGCGTACGCTCAATGCGCTGGCCGAACGCATGGAACGCCTGATCGCCGCACAACGCGAACTCACCAACGGCATCTCGCACGAACTGCGCACGCCGCTTGCGCGTGTACGTTTTGCGCTGGAGATACTGCGTCAGCCAAGCTCGACAGCGGAGTACGAACACGCGCTGGCGAGCATTGCGCAGGACGTCACCGAACTCGACGAACTGATCGATATGAGCCTTACGTATGCACGGCTCGAATACAGTTCGCTGCAATCGAGTCTTGAACCTACATCGCTGGTAGCGTGGTTCAACAGCCAGTTGACCGACGCCACGCTGATGTACGCGGACAAGCAGATCGTGCCGGCGATTGAGATCGACGAGACGGTGCAGGTCGTGATGGACAAGCGCCTGATGTCGTATGCCATGCGCAACCTGCTCCGCAACGCCAGCAAATATGCGCGCTCGCGGATCGTGGTCGGTTTATCCGTGCGTCACGGCAACGTGGAGATCTTTGTAGAAGACGATGGAACGGGTGTGCCGGAAAGCGAGCGCGAGCATATTTTCAACGCGTTCGTGCGACTCGATCGCCATACTGCGGGCTACGGAATCGGCCTCGCGATTACTCGTCAGGTGCTGCACGCGCACAACGGCCGGATCGGCGCCACCGACCCCGTCACGTTGGCCGGTGCGCGCTTCGAGTTGAGCTGGCCGGTGGGTGTTGTTTGA
- a CDS encoding carboxylesterase: MSTDVSPPSNHAVLMIHGLGGTRHDFGSLDRKFEQIGCDVYLPSLPGHGSCPDQLSGVSLRDYMQLLSRTYRDLALRYERVDVAGISMGALLAVMLSARERMGKGKGRLILLSPPLFLDGWAGSRFQPLRYLLYCVPGLRNLIRVPEGEPFGIKNTRIRNLIRRHLLKGGGAHYPYVPLAAIAQVDWMRFAVKRALSRVTCETLVMHSEEDEVTSIRSAEFVCKHLGTRDVTLVRLTDSYHMITLDNERNTVADYTVAFVQRTGMLA; encoded by the coding sequence ATGTCCACCGACGTTTCACCTCCTTCAAATCACGCCGTTCTGATGATTCATGGCCTGGGCGGCACGCGTCACGATTTCGGGTCGCTCGACCGAAAGTTCGAACAGATTGGCTGCGACGTGTACCTGCCGTCGCTACCGGGTCACGGCTCGTGCCCCGACCAGTTGAGCGGCGTGAGCCTGCGCGACTACATGCAACTGTTGAGCCGGACTTACCGGGACCTGGCGTTGCGTTATGAACGTGTCGATGTGGCCGGCATTTCGATGGGCGCATTGCTCGCGGTGATGTTGAGCGCCCGCGAGCGCATGGGTAAAGGTAAAGGCCGCCTGATCCTGCTGTCGCCGCCGCTTTTCCTCGATGGTTGGGCCGGGTCGCGTTTCCAGCCGCTGCGTTACCTGCTGTATTGCGTGCCGGGATTGCGCAACCTGATTCGCGTGCCAGAGGGCGAGCCGTTCGGCATCAAGAACACGCGTATCCGCAACCTGATCCGCCGGCATCTGCTGAAGGGCGGCGGTGCGCATTATCCGTACGTGCCGCTTGCCGCGATTGCCCAGGTGGACTGGATGCGGTTTGCCGTCAAACGCGCGTTGTCGCGTGTCACGTGCGAGACGCTTGTGATGCATTCGGAAGAAGACGAAGTCACGAGCATCCGATCCGCCGAGTTCGTCTGCAAACATCTCGGCACGCGCGACGTCACGCTGGTGCGCCTGACTGACAGCTACCACATGATCACGCTCGATAACGAACGCAACACCGTCGCTGACTACACCGTCGCGTTTGTACAGCGTACCGGTATGCTTGCGTGA
- a CDS encoding response regulator, whose translation MPFRILLVEDDDRLSALVAGYLRKHDYHVDVVLHGNDAVPAILKGQPDLVILDVNLPGKDGFQICREAREHFDGVIIMVTARDDQFDEVLGLEFGADDYVHKPVEPRILLARIKAQLRREVGRIANAASQPDSFSFGKFEISRASRSVKLPDGSAPELTSAEFDLLWALVSCAGEVVSRDNLMRQLRGLEFDGLDRTIDGGISRLRRKLQDDTSTPQRIKTIRGKGYQFSTGAWD comes from the coding sequence ATGCCCTTCCGGATTCTGCTCGTAGAAGACGACGACCGCCTGTCCGCGCTGGTCGCCGGCTATCTGCGCAAACATGATTACCACGTCGACGTCGTGCTGCACGGCAACGACGCGGTTCCGGCCATCCTGAAAGGCCAGCCCGACCTGGTGATCCTCGACGTCAACCTGCCGGGCAAGGATGGCTTCCAGATCTGTCGTGAGGCACGCGAGCACTTTGACGGCGTGATCATCATGGTGACCGCTCGCGACGACCAGTTCGACGAAGTGCTGGGCCTCGAATTCGGTGCCGATGACTACGTTCACAAGCCAGTCGAGCCGCGCATCCTGCTGGCACGCATCAAGGCGCAACTGCGCCGCGAGGTGGGCCGCATCGCCAACGCGGCCAGTCAACCGGACAGCTTTTCGTTCGGCAAATTCGAGATCAGCCGTGCGAGCCGCAGCGTGAAGCTGCCGGACGGCAGCGCGCCTGAGCTGACTTCAGCGGAATTCGACTTGTTGTGGGCATTGGTGAGCTGTGCGGGCGAAGTGGTCAGCCGCGACAACCTGATGCGGCAGTTGCGCGGGCTCGAATTCGACGGCCTTGACCGCACCATCGACGGCGGCATCTCACGGCTGCGCCGGAAACTGCAAGACGATACAAGCACGCCGCAGCGTATCAAGACCATCCGCGGCAAGGGCTATCAGTTCAGCACGGGCGCGTGGGACTAA